A DNA window from Streptomyces sp. 71268 contains the following coding sequences:
- a CDS encoding isochorismatase family protein, translated as MPRTTLRELNGLDQTPAILGEATLVLVDLQNTYTRGVMELDGWRPSLDAAARLLARARREGARVVHVINDGGPGTPYDIDAEIGRPHPDVAPLDGEPVVVKRVPNAFVDTDLATRLRPGQDVVLAGWMTHMCVAATAQGAFLAGHRPTVVADACATRALPVAGAEVPADQVHRAGLATVADLYGVVVASERELGR; from the coding sequence ATGCCCAGAACCACCCTGCGCGAGCTCAACGGCCTCGACCAGACGCCCGCGATCCTCGGCGAGGCCACGCTGGTCCTCGTCGACCTCCAGAACACCTACACCCGCGGCGTCATGGAACTCGACGGCTGGCGGCCCTCGCTCGACGCCGCCGCGCGACTGCTGGCCCGGGCCCGCCGGGAGGGCGCGCGAGTCGTGCACGTGATCAACGACGGCGGCCCGGGCACCCCGTACGACATCGATGCCGAGATCGGGCGGCCACACCCGGACGTCGCCCCGCTCGACGGGGAGCCGGTGGTGGTCAAGCGGGTCCCGAACGCGTTCGTGGACACGGACCTGGCCACCCGTCTGCGCCCGGGCCAGGACGTGGTGCTCGCGGGGTGGATGACCCACATGTGCGTGGCGGCCACGGCGCAGGGCGCGTTCCTCGCCGGCCACCGCCCGACCGTCGTCGCCGACGCCTGCGCGACCCGCGCGCTGCCGGTGGCGGGCGCCGAGGTCCCCGCCGACCAGGTGCACCGGGCCGGCCTGGCCACCGTCGCCGACCTGTACGGGGTGGTCGTCGCCTCCGAGCGGGAACTCGGCCGGTGA
- a CDS encoding bifunctional 3,4-dihydroxy-2-butanone-4-phosphate synthase/GTP cyclohydrolase II produces MTTSLNWPGPHTPAHLAGLPDGDLTLDPVERAISEIAAGRPVVVVDDENRENEGDLVIAAEKATPELVAFMMSECRGLICVPLEATDIDRLDLPQMVEQNTEAMRTAFTVSVDAGPEHGVSTGISAADRAATIRLLANPHSAPADFVRPGHVFPLRARPGGVLTRDGHTEAGVDLARLAGLRPAAAIVEIAGEDGAMLRLPELVPFARKNGLAIISIEDLIAYRAAAEPTVRREAQTRLPTAFGNFRAYGYRSAVDGIEHIALVQGDLGDGDDVLVRVHSECLTGDIFGSQRCDCGPQLQASLERVTAEGRGVVLYLRGHEGRGIGLLSKLRAYELQERGRDTLDANLELGLPADARDYAAGAQILIDLGVRSVRLLTNNPHKAAALAEHGLHVTGREPMPVQAGEHNLRYLRTKRDRMGHELPWLDGEPATTCDQ; encoded by the coding sequence ATGACCACCTCACTCAACTGGCCCGGCCCACACACCCCCGCCCACCTCGCCGGCCTGCCCGACGGCGACCTCACGCTGGACCCGGTGGAGCGCGCCATCAGCGAGATCGCCGCCGGCCGTCCCGTGGTCGTCGTCGACGACGAGAACCGGGAGAACGAGGGCGACCTCGTCATCGCCGCCGAGAAGGCCACCCCCGAACTGGTGGCGTTCATGATGAGCGAGTGCCGCGGGCTGATCTGCGTACCGCTGGAGGCCACCGACATCGACCGGCTCGACCTGCCGCAGATGGTCGAGCAGAACACCGAGGCGATGCGCACCGCCTTCACCGTCTCCGTGGACGCCGGCCCCGAGCACGGGGTCAGCACCGGCATCTCCGCCGCCGACCGGGCCGCCACCATCCGCCTGCTGGCCAACCCGCACAGCGCCCCGGCCGACTTCGTCCGCCCCGGCCACGTCTTCCCGCTGCGCGCCCGCCCCGGCGGCGTGCTCACCCGCGACGGGCACACCGAGGCCGGCGTGGACCTGGCCCGGCTCGCCGGACTGCGCCCCGCCGCCGCCATCGTGGAGATCGCCGGCGAGGACGGCGCCATGCTGCGCCTGCCCGAGCTGGTGCCCTTCGCCCGCAAGAACGGCCTGGCGATCATCTCCATCGAGGACCTCATCGCCTACCGCGCGGCGGCCGAGCCCACCGTGCGCCGCGAGGCCCAGACCCGGCTGCCGACCGCGTTCGGCAACTTCCGGGCGTACGGCTACCGCTCCGCCGTGGACGGCATCGAGCACATCGCCCTGGTCCAGGGCGACCTCGGCGACGGCGACGACGTGCTGGTCCGGGTCCACTCCGAGTGCCTGACCGGCGACATCTTCGGCTCCCAGCGCTGCGACTGCGGCCCCCAGCTCCAGGCGTCCCTGGAGCGCGTCACCGCCGAGGGCCGAGGCGTCGTGCTCTACCTGCGCGGCCACGAGGGCCGGGGCATCGGGCTGCTGTCCAAGCTGCGCGCGTACGAGCTGCAGGAGCGCGGCCGGGACACCCTGGACGCCAACCTGGAGCTGGGCCTGCCCGCCGACGCGCGGGACTACGCCGCCGGCGCCCAGATCCTCATCGACCTCGGGGTGCGTTCCGTACGGCTGCTGACCAACAACCCGCACAAGGCCGCGGCCCTGGCCGAACACGGCCTGCACGTCACCGGGCGCGAGCCGATGCCGGTGCAGGCCGGCGAGCACAACCTGCGGTACCTGCGCACCAAGCGCGACCGGATGGGGCACGAGCTGCCCTGGCTCGACGGGGAGCCGGCCACCACCTGCGACCAGTGA
- a CDS encoding riboflavin synthase, with protein sequence MFTGIVEELGEIAAIEELGEAPSGSGDAPADFARLRIRGPQVTVDAKHGDSIAVNGVCLTVVEAADGEFTADVMAETLRRSSLGALAPGSPVNLERPMALGGRLGGHLVQGHVDGTGVITERVPGERWEIVTVSLPPELARYVVDKGSITVDGISLTVVEAGADHFTVSLIPTTLALTTLGSKQVGDPVNLEVDVLAKYVERLLAHGTVPGAGLPVPGPQDPAAADPARGAADTREGVVR encoded by the coding sequence GTGTTCACCGGAATCGTTGAAGAACTGGGTGAGATCGCCGCCATCGAGGAGCTGGGCGAGGCTCCCTCCGGCTCCGGCGACGCCCCCGCCGACTTCGCCCGGCTGCGCATCCGCGGGCCGCAGGTCACCGTGGACGCGAAGCACGGCGACTCGATCGCGGTCAACGGGGTGTGTCTGACCGTCGTGGAGGCGGCCGACGGCGAGTTCACCGCCGACGTGATGGCCGAGACGCTGCGCCGCTCCAGCCTCGGCGCCCTCGCGCCCGGCTCCCCGGTCAACCTGGAGCGCCCGATGGCGCTCGGCGGCCGGCTGGGCGGCCACCTCGTACAGGGCCACGTGGACGGCACCGGCGTGATCACCGAGCGGGTGCCGGGCGAGCGCTGGGAGATCGTCACCGTCTCGCTGCCGCCCGAGCTGGCCCGGTACGTGGTCGACAAGGGCTCCATCACCGTGGACGGCATCAGCCTGACCGTCGTCGAGGCCGGCGCCGACCACTTCACCGTCAGTCTCATCCCCACCACGCTGGCCCTGACCACGCTCGGCAGCAAGCAGGTCGGCGACCCGGTCAACCTGGAGGTGGACGTGCTGGCCAAGTACGTCGAGCGCCTGCTCGCGCACGGCACCGTGCCCGGCGCCGGCCTGCCCGTACCCGGCCCGCAGGACCCCGCCGCGGCCGACCCCGCCCGGGGCGCGGCGGACACTCGTGAGGGGGTTGTTCGGTGA
- the ribD gene encoding bifunctional diaminohydroxyphosphoribosylaminopyrimidine deaminase/5-amino-6-(5-phosphoribosylamino)uracil reductase RibD has protein sequence MRRAIALAARGLGHTSPNPVVGCVVLDASGAPVGEGWHQRAGGPHAEVHALRAAGDRARGGTALVTLEPCDHTGRTPPCTRALIEAGVARVVYAVPDPTPQAAGGAATLAAAGIGVEAGLLGAEAAAGNEAWLTAMRTGRPFVLWKYAATLDGRSAAADGTSRWITSPQARADVHRLRAEADAVVVGSGTARADDPHLAARPTDPGARPTQPLRVVVDTHATAVRPGARVLDDAAPTLVAVREHADARHLDGLADVVRLPPGPRGRGLDVSALLAALHARSVRSVLLEGGPTLAGAFLAAEVVDKVVGYLAPTLLGAGPAALADAGITTIGQALRLGVTDVARIGPDLRMTAVPERPARPTTTQES, from the coding sequence ATGCGCCGTGCCATCGCGCTGGCCGCCCGCGGCCTCGGCCACACCAGCCCCAACCCCGTCGTCGGCTGCGTCGTCCTGGACGCGTCCGGAGCCCCCGTCGGCGAGGGCTGGCACCAGCGCGCCGGCGGGCCGCACGCCGAGGTGCACGCCCTGCGCGCCGCCGGCGACCGGGCCCGTGGCGGCACCGCCCTGGTCACCCTCGAACCCTGCGACCACACCGGCCGCACACCGCCGTGCACCCGCGCCCTGATCGAGGCCGGCGTCGCCCGCGTCGTCTACGCCGTACCCGACCCCACCCCGCAGGCCGCCGGCGGCGCCGCGACGCTGGCCGCGGCCGGCATCGGCGTCGAGGCCGGCCTGCTCGGGGCCGAGGCCGCGGCCGGCAACGAGGCGTGGCTGACCGCGATGCGCACCGGGCGCCCGTTCGTGCTGTGGAAGTACGCCGCGACCCTGGACGGGCGCAGCGCCGCCGCCGACGGCACCAGCCGCTGGATCACCTCGCCGCAGGCCCGCGCCGACGTGCACCGACTGCGCGCCGAGGCCGACGCCGTCGTCGTCGGCTCCGGCACCGCCCGCGCCGACGACCCCCACCTCGCCGCCCGCCCCACCGACCCCGGGGCCCGGCCGACCCAGCCGCTGCGCGTCGTCGTGGACACCCACGCCACCGCCGTACGCCCCGGCGCCCGCGTCCTGGACGACGCCGCGCCCACCCTGGTCGCCGTCCGCGAGCACGCCGACGCCCGCCACCTGGACGGGCTGGCCGACGTGGTGCGGCTGCCACCGGGCCCGCGCGGGCGCGGCCTGGACGTCTCCGCGCTGTTGGCCGCCCTGCACGCCCGCAGCGTGCGCTCCGTACTCCTGGAAGGCGGCCCGACGCTGGCCGGGGCCTTCCTCGCCGCCGAGGTGGTCGACAAGGTCGTCGGCTACCTCGCCCCCACCCTTCTCGGCGCCGGGCCAGCGGCCCTCGCCGACGCCGGAATCACCACCATCGGGCAAGCGTTGCGGCTAGGCGTGACCGACGTCGCCCGCATCGGCCCCGACCTGCGGATGACGGCCGTGCCCGAGCGGCCGGCCCGTCCCACCACCACTCAGGAGAGCTGA
- a CDS encoding phosphoribosyl-ATP diphosphatase — translation MANKTFEELFTELQHKAATGDPSTSRTAELVGKGVHAIGKKVVEEAAEVWMAAEYEGADATAEEISQLLYHVQVMMVARGISLDDVYAHL, via the coding sequence ATGGCGAACAAGACATTCGAGGAGCTGTTCACCGAGCTCCAGCACAAGGCCGCCACCGGCGACCCCAGCACGTCGCGCACCGCCGAACTCGTGGGCAAGGGCGTGCATGCCATCGGCAAGAAGGTCGTCGAGGAGGCGGCCGAGGTGTGGATGGCCGCCGAGTACGAGGGCGCCGACGCCACCGCCGAGGAGATCTCGCAGCTCCTGTACCACGTTCAGGTGATGATGGTCGCTCGCGGCATCTCCCTGGACGACGTATACGCTCATCTGTGA
- the hisG gene encoding ATP phosphoribosyltransferase, translating to MLRIAVPNKGSLSEPASAMLHEAGYRQRKDRRELVLVDSANEVEFFFLRPRDIAVYVGSGRLDIGITGRDLLLDSGSQAEEIMQLGFAGSTFRYATRPGTAQSVRDFGGMTVATSFSGLVTKHLADNGVDAAVVHLDGAVETAIQLGVAEIIADVVETGTTLRNAGLEIIGEPILESEAVVIRRAGESVDDPKVQQFLRRMQGVLVARRYVMMDYDIRVEHVERAVALTPGLESPTVSPLHHEGWVAVRSMVPSNQAQRIMDELYDLGARAILTTGIHACRL from the coding sequence ATGCTGCGCATCGCCGTCCCCAACAAGGGTTCACTGTCCGAGCCTGCGTCGGCGATGCTCCATGAGGCCGGCTACCGGCAGCGCAAGGACCGGCGGGAGCTGGTCCTGGTCGACAGCGCCAACGAGGTCGAGTTCTTCTTCCTGCGCCCGCGCGACATCGCCGTCTACGTCGGCTCCGGCCGCCTCGACATCGGCATCACCGGCCGCGACCTGCTGCTCGACTCCGGCTCGCAGGCCGAGGAGATCATGCAGCTCGGCTTCGCCGGCTCCACCTTCCGCTACGCGACCCGCCCCGGCACCGCGCAGAGCGTGCGCGACTTCGGCGGCATGACCGTGGCCACCTCCTTCTCCGGCCTGGTCACCAAGCACCTCGCCGACAACGGCGTGGACGCCGCCGTCGTGCACCTCGACGGCGCCGTCGAGACGGCCATCCAGCTCGGCGTGGCGGAGATCATCGCCGACGTGGTGGAGACCGGGACCACGCTGCGCAACGCCGGCCTGGAGATCATCGGCGAGCCGATCCTGGAGTCCGAGGCGGTCGTCATCCGGCGCGCCGGGGAGTCCGTCGACGACCCCAAGGTGCAGCAGTTCCTCCGGCGCATGCAGGGCGTCCTGGTCGCCCGCCGGTACGTGATGATGGACTACGACATCCGCGTGGAGCACGTGGAGCGCGCCGTGGCCCTCACCCCCGGCCTGGAGTCGCCCACCGTCTCCCCGCTGCACCACGAGGGCTGGGTCGCGGTCCGCTCGATGGTCCCCTCCAACCAGGCCCAGCGCATCATGGACGAGCTGTACGACCTGGGCGCCCGCGCCATCCTCACCACCGGCATCCACGCCTGCCGGCTGTGA
- a CDS encoding glycosyl hydrolase family 18 protein: protein MLSRTRARATLAASAAALAGLLVSTLSVAESHAEDQSTCRPDGMYRTPGVDVPYCSVYDADGREKMGADHQRRVIGYFTSWRTGKDGTPAYLANNIPWDKVTHLNYAFAHVDKANKISVGADSANNPATGMTWPGVEGAEMDPAFPYKGHFNQLSKFKKKHPNVKTLISVGGWAETGGYIDENGQRVKSGGFYSMATNADGSVNQAGINTFADSAVDFIRQYGFNGVDIDYEYPTSMKDAGHPQDWPLANARRGGLNKGYAALMKTLREKLDRASAADGKHYLLSVAAPSSAYLLRGMETYQTTKYLDYVNIMSYDLHGAWNEFVGPNAALYDDGKDAELAKWGVYTASQYGGIGYLNGDWSYHYFRGSMPAGRINLGLPYYTRGWKNVNGGKNGLWGTSKASSCPAGSGLTECGDGAVGIDNLWHDKDDNGKESPAGSNPMWHAKNLEKGVVGDYVTRYGFPADTKLTGAYTRNYDSTLVAPWLWNADKKVFLSTEDEQSVKAKAQYVVDKGLGGTMIWELAGDYQYNAGKGQYEPGNTLTNTLYDAFKAAPGYGAKRATTNLPAEALDLDVNFGEFPLGDSNYPISPKVRITNNTKTTIPGGAEFQFDYATASPNNAKDQSGWGLKVIRSDHTGNNVGGLKGDYHRTSFKLPSWQSLAPGASLSFDLVYYLPTSTPSNWTVSFGGKSYSLAGDLARGTKIVDPGDGTSGGTGGTGGNNGGNGGQCTAPAWDKTAVYNGGAAVSWKGHNWTAKWWTQGQEPGVDGVWQDKGAC, encoded by the coding sequence GTGTTGTCCCGTACCCGCGCGAGAGCCACGCTGGCCGCGTCGGCCGCCGCTCTCGCCGGACTCCTCGTCAGCACCCTCTCGGTCGCTGAGTCCCACGCCGAGGACCAGTCCACCTGTCGCCCCGACGGCATGTACCGCACCCCGGGCGTCGACGTCCCCTACTGCTCCGTCTACGACGCCGACGGCCGCGAGAAGATGGGCGCCGACCACCAGCGCCGCGTCATCGGCTACTTCACCAGTTGGCGCACCGGCAAGGACGGCACCCCCGCCTACCTGGCCAACAACATCCCGTGGGACAAGGTCACCCACCTGAACTACGCCTTCGCGCACGTCGACAAGGCCAACAAGATCTCCGTCGGAGCGGATTCGGCCAACAACCCCGCGACCGGCATGACCTGGCCCGGTGTCGAGGGCGCGGAGATGGACCCGGCGTTCCCGTACAAGGGCCACTTCAACCAGCTCAGCAAGTTCAAGAAGAAGCACCCCAACGTCAAGACGCTGATCTCGGTCGGCGGTTGGGCCGAGACCGGTGGCTACATCGACGAGAACGGCCAGCGCGTCAAGTCCGGCGGCTTCTACTCGATGGCCACCAACGCCGACGGCTCGGTCAACCAGGCGGGCATCAACACCTTCGCCGACTCCGCCGTGGACTTCATCCGCCAGTACGGCTTCAACGGCGTGGACATCGACTACGAGTACCCGACGTCGATGAAGGACGCCGGCCACCCGCAGGACTGGCCGCTGGCCAACGCCCGGCGCGGCGGGCTCAACAAGGGCTACGCGGCGCTGATGAAGACGCTGCGCGAGAAGCTGGACCGGGCCAGCGCCGCCGACGGCAAGCACTACCTGCTCTCCGTCGCCGCCCCCTCCTCCGCCTACCTGCTGCGCGGCATGGAGACGTACCAGACGACGAAGTACCTGGACTACGTCAACATCATGTCCTACGACCTGCACGGGGCGTGGAACGAGTTCGTCGGCCCCAACGCCGCGCTCTACGACGACGGCAAGGACGCCGAGCTGGCCAAGTGGGGCGTGTACACCGCCTCGCAGTACGGCGGCATCGGCTACCTCAACGGCGACTGGTCCTACCACTACTTCCGCGGCTCGATGCCGGCCGGCCGGATCAACCTGGGCCTGCCGTACTACACCCGCGGCTGGAAGAACGTGAACGGCGGCAAGAACGGGCTGTGGGGCACCTCGAAGGCCAGCTCCTGCCCGGCCGGCTCGGGGCTGACCGAGTGCGGTGACGGCGCCGTCGGCATCGACAACCTGTGGCACGACAAGGACGACAACGGCAAGGAGTCGCCGGCCGGCTCCAACCCGATGTGGCACGCCAAGAACCTGGAGAAGGGCGTCGTCGGTGACTACGTCACCCGCTACGGCTTCCCCGCCGACACCAAGCTCACCGGCGCCTACACCCGCAACTACGACTCCACGCTGGTCGCCCCGTGGCTGTGGAACGCCGACAAGAAGGTGTTCCTGTCCACCGAGGACGAGCAGTCGGTCAAGGCCAAGGCCCAGTACGTGGTCGACAAGGGCCTGGGCGGCACCATGATCTGGGAGCTGGCCGGTGACTACCAGTACAACGCCGGCAAGGGCCAGTACGAGCCGGGCAACACGCTGACCAACACGCTGTACGACGCGTTCAAGGCGGCGCCCGGCTACGGCGCCAAGCGGGCCACCACCAACCTGCCGGCCGAGGCGCTCGACCTCGACGTGAACTTCGGCGAGTTCCCGCTGGGTGACTCGAACTACCCGATCAGCCCCAAGGTGCGCATCACCAACAACACCAAGACCACCATTCCGGGCGGCGCCGAGTTCCAGTTCGACTACGCCACCGCCTCCCCCAACAACGCCAAGGACCAGAGCGGCTGGGGCCTGAAGGTCATCCGCAGCGACCACACGGGGAACAACGTGGGCGGCCTGAAGGGTGACTACCACCGCACCTCGTTCAAGCTGCCGAGCTGGCAGTCGCTCGCGCCCGGCGCGTCCCTCAGCTTCGACCTCGTGTACTACCTGCCGACCTCCACGCCGTCGAACTGGACGGTCTCCTTCGGCGGCAAGTCGTACTCGCTCGCCGGCGACCTGGCCCGCGGCACCAAGATCGTCGACCCCGGTGACGGGACCAGCGGCGGCACGGGCGGCACCGGCGGCAACAACGGTGGCAACGGCGGCCAGTGCACGGCGCCGGCGTGGGACAAGACCGCGGTCTACAACGGCGGCGCGGCCGTCTCCTGGAAGGGCCACAACTGGACGGCCAAGTGGTGGACCCAGGGCCAGGAGCCGGGCGTCGACGGTGTCTGGCAGGACAAGGGAGCCTGCTGA
- a CDS encoding PH domain-containing protein — protein sequence MSAPAPLPELPITFRPTRTRVVLLAVGVLLFVTLLVIALALPNLSPGERISFVFTGLLFCGVLALLARPKVVAAPDGVTVTNLTTRRHLEWPEILRVNLRPGDPWVFLDLADGTSMPALGIQPGIAKAQAIEDARTLRALSEAYGTGGHTR from the coding sequence GTGTCCGCCCCCGCACCCCTGCCCGAGCTGCCGATCACCTTCCGGCCGACCCGCACCCGGGTCGTGCTGCTGGCGGTCGGCGTCCTGCTGTTCGTCACGCTGCTGGTCATCGCGCTGGCCCTGCCCAACCTGAGCCCGGGGGAGCGGATCAGCTTCGTCTTTACCGGCCTGCTCTTCTGCGGCGTGCTCGCGCTGCTCGCCCGGCCCAAGGTCGTCGCCGCGCCGGACGGGGTCACCGTCACCAACCTGACCACGCGCCGGCACCTGGAGTGGCCCGAGATCCTGCGGGTCAACCTGCGACCGGGTGATCCCTGGGTCTTCCTCGACCTCGCCGACGGCACCAGCATGCCCGCGCTCGGCATCCAGCCCGGCATCGCGAAGGCGCAGGCGATCGAGGACGCGCGCACGCTGCGGGCCCTGAGCGAGGCGTACGGAACGGGCGGCCACACGCGCTGA
- a CDS encoding helix-turn-helix domain-containing protein: protein MLFDGVDLLDVTGPPEVFSLALRETEEAAGYRVLLAAATTDPVTTGAGVRVLPDVTFAEAAAGAIDTLLVPGAVEVDAERRVHPLVDPCLVEWVRVLAARAHRVASVCVGAHLLAAAGLLDGRRATTHWSTAGRLAADHPAVTVDADPIFIREGDVWTGAGISACLDLSLALIADDLGEAVAVRVARQLVMYLKRPSGQSQFSAPLEQVSTTRRVEDLRHHVLRHLDAPLTVADLAAYAHVSDRHLTRLFKTELGMTPHAYVESVRVERARRELESSDATLERVAALCGFGTTDTLVRAFRRRLNTTPTEYRRRFRLPAHDRPQASGANSAS, encoded by the coding sequence ATGCTCTTCGACGGCGTCGACCTGCTCGACGTCACCGGGCCGCCGGAGGTGTTCTCGCTGGCCCTGCGCGAGACCGAGGAGGCCGCGGGCTACCGCGTACTGCTCGCCGCCGCGACCACGGACCCGGTCACCACCGGCGCCGGGGTGCGCGTCCTGCCCGACGTCACCTTCGCCGAGGCCGCCGCCGGTGCCATCGACACGCTCCTGGTGCCCGGCGCGGTGGAGGTCGACGCCGAACGCCGCGTCCATCCGCTCGTCGACCCGTGCCTGGTGGAGTGGGTGCGGGTGCTGGCCGCCCGCGCGCACCGGGTCGCCTCCGTGTGCGTGGGCGCGCACCTGCTGGCCGCGGCCGGCCTGTTGGACGGCAGGCGCGCCACCACCCACTGGTCGACGGCGGGGCGGCTGGCCGCCGACCACCCGGCCGTCACGGTGGACGCCGACCCGATCTTCATCCGCGAGGGCGACGTGTGGACCGGGGCCGGGATCAGCGCGTGCCTTGACCTGTCCCTCGCGCTGATCGCCGACGACCTCGGCGAGGCCGTCGCCGTGCGGGTGGCCCGGCAACTGGTCATGTACCTCAAACGTCCCAGCGGCCAGAGCCAGTTCAGCGCGCCGCTGGAGCAGGTCTCCACCACGCGCCGCGTCGAGGACCTGCGCCACCACGTCCTGCGCCACCTCGACGCGCCCCTGACCGTCGCCGACCTGGCCGCGTACGCGCACGTCAGCGACCGTCACCTGACCCGCCTCTTCAAGACCGAACTCGGCATGACCCCGCACGCCTACGTCGAGTCGGTCCGGGTGGAGAGGGCCCGCCGCGAACTGGAGTCGTCCGACGCGACGCTGGAGCGCGTCGCCGCGCTCTGCGGTTTCGGCACGACCGACACCCTGGTACGGGCCTTCCGCCGGCGCCTGAACACCACGCCGACGGAGTACCGGCGGCGGTTCCGGCTACCGGCGCACGACCGGCCTCAGGCCTCCGGGGCGAACAGCGCGTCCTGA
- the ribH gene encoding 6,7-dimethyl-8-ribityllumazine synthase: MSGQGAPELSVKNCGDLRVAVVAAQWHEQVMDGLVDGALRALTELGIDEPTLLRVPGSFELPVVAKVLAGRGYDAIVALGVVIRGGTPHFEYVCQGVTQGLTQVSVDTGVPIGFGVLTCDDEQQALDRAGLEGSKEDKGHEAVTAAVATATTLRSVSEPWR, from the coding sequence ATGAGCGGCCAAGGCGCCCCCGAACTGTCCGTGAAGAACTGCGGTGACCTGCGGGTCGCCGTCGTCGCCGCACAGTGGCACGAGCAGGTGATGGACGGCCTGGTGGACGGCGCGCTGCGCGCGCTGACCGAGCTGGGCATCGACGAGCCGACCCTGCTGCGGGTGCCGGGCAGCTTCGAACTCCCGGTGGTCGCCAAGGTGCTCGCCGGCCGGGGTTACGACGCCATCGTGGCGCTCGGCGTCGTCATCAGGGGCGGTACCCCGCACTTCGAGTACGTCTGCCAGGGCGTCACCCAGGGCCTGACCCAGGTCAGCGTCGACACCGGGGTCCCCATCGGCTTCGGCGTGCTGACCTGCGACGACGAACAGCAGGCACTCGATCGGGCCGGGCTTGAGGGCTCCAAGGAGGACAAGGGGCACGAGGCGGTCACCGCCGCCGTCGCCACCGCGACCACCCTGCGCTCGGTCTCCGAGCCCTGGCGCTGA
- a CDS encoding nicotinamide mononucleotide transporter family protein, whose translation MSLWQSVGDGLRDEAFTVLGQHVIWSDMIGNLFGLGALALGWRRSVWTWPVQFVAGAVLVTAYASAQLSGGLGKQLLVMAVAAWGWRQWHTGRQDHGGQIAVRFASWRERAALVGATAAGTLAVGGLFTAVPELSWNPWPDAYIFVGTLAAMVAQARGLVEFWFAWLLVDLVGVPLAFSSGLAFSGLVYVIYLALALWGARDWWLRSRTGAPALEGAPA comes from the coding sequence GTGAGCCTGTGGCAGAGCGTGGGGGACGGCCTGCGCGACGAGGCGTTCACCGTCCTGGGCCAGCACGTCATCTGGTCCGACATGATCGGCAACCTCTTCGGGCTCGGCGCCCTGGCCCTGGGCTGGCGGCGCTCCGTGTGGACCTGGCCCGTGCAGTTCGTGGCCGGCGCCGTGCTGGTCACCGCCTACGCCTCCGCCCAGCTCAGCGGCGGCCTCGGCAAACAGCTCCTGGTGATGGCCGTGGCCGCCTGGGGCTGGCGGCAGTGGCACACCGGGCGCCAGGACCACGGCGGCCAGATAGCCGTGCGCTTCGCGAGCTGGCGGGAGCGGGCCGCGCTCGTCGGCGCGACCGCCGCGGGCACGCTCGCCGTCGGCGGGCTGTTCACCGCCGTGCCCGAGCTGTCCTGGAACCCGTGGCCCGACGCGTACATCTTCGTCGGCACCCTCGCGGCGATGGTCGCCCAGGCCCGCGGCCTGGTCGAGTTCTGGTTCGCCTGGCTGCTCGTGGACCTGGTGGGCGTCCCGCTCGCCTTCAGCAGCGGCCTGGCCTTCTCCGGCCTGGTCTACGTGATCTACCTCGCGCTCGCCCTGTGGGGTGCCCGCGACTGGTGGCTGCGCTCCCGCACGGGCGCGCCCGCCCTGGAAGGAGCGCCCGCATGA